Part of the Syngnathus typhle isolate RoL2023-S1 ecotype Sweden linkage group LG17, RoL_Styp_1.0, whole genome shotgun sequence genome is shown below.
TGCAGAAAAAACGCTGCTGCAGAGCCACCTGGCCGAGAAGGGGCGGGGCATGGAGTTGTCGGAGCTGGTGGCGTTCAACGGGAAGCTGTACAGCGTGGATGACAGGACGGGCGTGGTCTACCACATCGACGGCGCCAAGGCCGTGCCCTGGGTTATCTTGACGGATGGCGATGGCAGCGTGGCCAAAGGTTGTATTTTAGCAGCTGTGAATTGAACGTCAGTGCGAGTGGTTGTCTGTCGCTATCGGGCGCCATTATTTCCGATTTTTCCACGAGGCGATAGTCAACCTACCACGCCTCCCCCTGTGTTGGCTTTTATTGTCATTCATTTCTAATAAGGCCCATATTTGATATTTCTTCTGACATCTGGCACCATATTATGCCAATGACTGATTAATCAAAAgcttattaaaaaaatgaaaaaaatcttcATAAAATAACACATCAGCAAGATTGAAATTCTGGATTTATTGATTACACTTACACTTTTTTTGCAGAATGTTAACGTCCATTCTCTCCGGTAGGTTTCAAAGCCGAGTGGCTGGCGGTGAAGGACGAGCACCTGTACGTGGGAGGCCTGGGCAAGGAATGGACCACCACTTCGGGCGAGTTCGTCAACGACAATCCAGAGTGGGTCAAGGTCGTCGGCTTCCGCGGGGACGTCGAGCACAAAAACTGGGTCCCCGTGTACAAGTCACTCAAGGCGGCCGCGGGAATCCAACCTCCAGGTCAGAAATTGCAAAAGGAAGGGGAAAGAATTGtcattttattatcattataatatgatatacatttttaaaaacaataattGGGAAATAATATTCATGATCAACACTTCTCCGCAGGTTACCTCATTCACGAGTCGGCAGCGTGGAGCGACACGCTACAGCGCTGGTTCTTCCTGCCGCGCCGCGCAAGCACCGAGCGCTACGAGGAGACTGCGGACGAGCGGCGTGGCACCAACCTGGTGCTGAGCTGCTCGCCGGACTTCACCGACGTGACGGTGAGCCGGGTGGGCCCGCTGGACATCACGCACGGCTTCTCCTCGTTCAAGTTTGTGCCCAACACGGACGACCAGATCATCCTGGCGCTCAAGTCGGAGGAAGACGCAGGCAAGATCGCCACGTATATCGTGGCGTTCACCCTGGACGGACGCATTCTCCTCCCTGAGACTAAGATCGGGGACGTCAAGTACGAAGGCCTGGAGTTCATCTAAAACTGTTCCGCGTTTGTTCGAGATTCAGTTGTCAGTACAAAAATGAAGTCCGGCCTGTTTTCAACTCTGGAAAAAATGAAGAGACCGCTGCCAAATCATCCTTTTCTGGACATTTTCGTCTCATTTCATAACTCACAAATATGAAGATTATTGCGTTGACCATTTATTTGTAGGaaaaatgtgaatttcaaatttctgcTGACTGGCATTTTTGACTGGCTGTATAGCACCACCTTTCTAAAGTAATgactgaagtttttttttccattcattgtTCGCAGAACACAAAAACTCAAACAAATTCTAAATTTCtgtaaatttatttattaatcattTTCGTGGAATTTCAGAGGTTGTTTAAGGTAACTTCAGCCCTTATTTTAGGAAGGTGGTGATCATTTTAATCACTACAAAAatatcacatttaaaaaaaaaaaaaaaacagtcagccACTCATTCATTTTATGATTGCTGTTTGAAAATGGAAAGAAGGAACACAGTTCCGTGCCGTGTATCCTGTCACTCAACACGGAAGCGACAGTCACTCTCCCCATCGCTGCTGTCGTCATGCCCGACGCAGCCTTTCACCataaagcagcagcagcttggCATCTCGTAGCAATGACGGAAGATCTCCGCTCTGTCTTCCGTTGAGAATGAATGTACTGCACAAAAAGACCATTTATTTGACTGTTTAGTTCTCCTCCAGCACATACTATCCAGTCTTTGCTCCGACATTAAAAGTCATCACTCTGGACATGCCATTGCAATGCATTCACAAGCTCTTTTGTCCTCCTCGAGTGTCCAATAACACTTTGCTGAAGTTAGCTCAGTGAACATGTGTACATGAAAAATGTCCGCCAAAAGTGCAGTATTGTCACCAGATgtaaaaatacagttttttctgtttgtattttgtcaaaTTAGGAGAGCCTCTTGTGCCAGGCTTCTCTTGATGCAAGTATTGAGCAGATTGATGCCACATGCCGCCGAGTCAGCTGCCGTGTAAATTGAATCAAAATCCTCGTTGGGGTCCTTGAACAGCTGAAAAAACCAAATGCATCTGACTTGTGTTCAATTTGCACGCATGAAGTCTTACCTCAATATCTCGGATGTTATACTTTTTATAGTGGTGGTAGTACCACCACTCATAAAAACTTCTCagacttaaaaaacaacaacttctcACTAAGCACGGTCGCTTTGATGGCTGAAAGACAGAATAGTTTTTGTGGATatactttaaaaacaaaaaggggcATCTAGAAATCTGTTTTGAAACAGACCATCAGGACCTTGTAGATACTCCCACCCAACATTGAGCATTATATGTATTAATCTCATACATCTcatacaggggtcaccaaactacggcccgcgggccggatacggcccgcgggaccgtttaatctggcccgccaaccctgaacaaattgtattattaaatttttttttttggtcattttgcctgcaatgactgcgtttccccagtagatggggaagcgctcgcctgcgcatttactaccggaagccgtgtcagaaagctcggtgcacactcacaagtgcgtgtacggacatggcgcactcgcgctctatttgtatcagtcccgaatttagagcgtgggctgtgacgacagcattcttgtaatttgcgcgctgagctttcagatgcagttttgcgctaaagccacccacaaaccttcccctggaatccttccgttaaaatgtcgcccaagtaaagcagtgccgagcgtttaaaagagttgccaatttggctcgacgtacgcgacgtgacgttcagccacatgaacgtcaacatctacccgtcacagatcgaggtaaacggaccaacacctcggatctcgcctaagaattgccacaacaaattttactccagactatgacgcactatcaaactttaacaaaaaagacagcagtgtctacaagcctactggaacctacaaaaggattataaggaaggaacacaagaactttaagagactgctcatatgtgtcagagaggttctgctctgacaactgagctgaacttttatctgttaagattgtgcatggcacaacagaaagttaatgttccatgtttttttttctatgaagaacccagagagagttatttagttatttatttcctgttttttctgtgaagaactcagagagggtttagttattatttatttcattaatagtgttattatttgtttcctgactttttttctgtaaagaacctggaaagggttattaaataaccgttatttggttatgtgtggctttctggaaaacaataatttttttaagctcccctacgatcggcacactttttctgttacaaactgccaccggcccgccatcagagaagggaaaggttatgtggccctcacaggaaaaagtttggggacccctgccttACACATTCGCCAAGGAGGCCAGTTCCCGCAATGCGGTTGTTCCACATTCCACCAGCAGATGTTAGCATTTCGCCATATGCTTGACATCTGCTGCTCGTATTTCTCC
Proteins encoded:
- the cant1a gene encoding soluble calcium-activated nucleotidase 1; this translates as MTATAAYARVEQNEPMNGLRISVGGLPMLATMANGNDPRFRLKWRPIVAAAVSLVAVLLLFMHLNAGLQPRVYADGRRAELLDPPRGASGYNDTYPLSPAERTPHGTRYRIAVIADLDTNSREENALTWFSYMRRGHLLVSQSGDSVSVDWDAEKTLLQSHLAEKGRGMELSELVAFNGKLYSVDDRTGVVYHIDGAKAVPWVILTDGDGSVAKGFKAEWLAVKDEHLYVGGLGKEWTTTSGEFVNDNPEWVKVVGFRGDVEHKNWVPVYKSLKAAAGIQPPGYLIHESAAWSDTLQRWFFLPRRASTERYEETADERRGTNLVLSCSPDFTDVTVSRVGPLDITHGFSSFKFVPNTDDQIILALKSEEDAGKIATYIVAFTLDGRILLPETKIGDVKYEGLEFI